Genomic segment of Acidobacteriota bacterium:
AAGCAGCATCCCATGCTCGGCAAGACGCCGGTCATCCTCATGTCTGGTGTGGTGAATCGTGCGGTCGCGGAAAAAGCCTTCGCGGTAAAAGCGGATGAGCTCATCCGTAAACCCTTCCAGCCGCAAGACCTGATCGCGCGCGTGAAGCATCTGCTTTATCCCGGGGCGTCCGTACCGGCCGCGCCCGCTCCGGAGGCCGCATCAGCCGCGCTCAGCAGCATCTTCGCATCGGCCAGCACGCACGCCGCCCCGCGGCTCGCATCTGCGATGCGGCCCGCGCCGGCGCCAGCTGCGTACGTCCCACCGGCCGCGACGCGG
This window contains:
- a CDS encoding response regulator, which gives rise to MSEPAQGATPTIYFIDDSATMREVIKIAFRRENINVVACNDAASALAMIEQERPAIVITDVIMPDKDGYEVCQYIKQHPMLGKTPVILMSGVVNRAVAEKAFAVKADELIRKPFQPQDLIARVKHLLYPGASVPAAPAPEAASAALSSIFASASTHAAPRLASAMRPAPAPAAYVPPAATR